The following coding sequences are from one Capsicum annuum cultivar UCD-10X-F1 chromosome 3, UCD10Xv1.1, whole genome shotgun sequence window:
- the LOC107861966 gene encoding uncharacterized protein LOC107861966 translates to MEAAAMRPNAANFPATYSISASSLQPQSAAGVSFVFPKSVRLTSSFRTPMIVRASDPKTDQASPTTDEPSPPFLPQEDLNFLVKLGVGSVAGGAVIKYGSVIFPEITTPNISLALFMISAPMIVAAVLLFLQSSADSKD, encoded by the exons ATGGAAGCCGCCGCAATGCGACCAAACGCTGCTAATTTTCCGGCGACATACTCAATTTCGGCATCGTCTCTTCAGCCGCAGTCTGCTGCCGGAGTTAGCTTCGTCTTTCCAAAATCTGTCAGATTGACTTCCTCCTTTAGGACGCCCATGATTGTCCGAGCTTCCGACCCCAAAACTGACCAAGCAAGTCCCACCACTGATGAACCTAGTCCTCCTTTTCTACCACAG GAGGATTTGAACTTTTTGGTGAAACTGGGAGTGGGTTCAGTGGCGGGAGGAGCTGTGATAAAGTATGGAAGTGTAATTTTCCCAGAGATAACAACACCAAATATTTCATTGGCACTCTTTATGATATCAGCGCCCATGATTGTTGCCGCTGTGCTTTTATTTTTGCAAAGCTCAGCAGATTCTAAAGACTAA